The Anaerobaca lacustris DNA segment GTCCCATGAGTCCCCCGGACAGACACTCCAGGCTACCGCCCTGGTGCATGAGGCGTATCTGCGATTGGTGGGAGATGAACCGCAAAGCTGGGAGAACCACGGTCACTTCTTTGCTGCCGCCGCGGAGGCGATGAGGCGGATTCTCGTGGACCATGCGAGGTGTAAGAAGAGCCAGAGACGCGGGGGCAACCACCAGAGGGTCGAACTGGAGAGCTTGGACTCGGTTGTGAGTGAACCGCCGGAGTATCTGGTTCGACTGGACGATGCCCTGACCAAACTGGCTCAAGAGGACCCTGAACTTGCCGAACTGGTAAAACTTCGCTATTTCGCAGGGCTGACCCTGGAACAGGCAGCCGAAATCAAGGGCATCTCGCGTCGCACCGCTGGCAGATACTGGCACTATGCTCGTCTGTGGCTGTATCGCGAGGTGACGGCTGGAGACTGGTTGGACACGTGAGGCTCCTCCGGCCCGGAAAATGTGGCTGAGGCAGAGCCGGGACAGTCAGGTTTGCCCGGCCGCATTCGTCACTTTTTTCTTGCCTGAATCACACAATCTTCAGGGGCATGCGGTTTTTTTTGTCCCACTTTTCGTCCGAATTCCGCATGGAGTAGTAGAGGGCAATCTTTATGGAGTTGTGCTGTGGGTGAAGGGCCGAAGGACATCAAGTTGATTGTTTGCGAGGTGCTGGAAAGGAAGACGGCCGAGGAGCGAGCGGCATACCTGGAAGTAGCATATGGAAATGATGTGTCGTTGAGGAAAGAAGTTGAATCGCTGCTCCGGTTGGACCCAAAGATGGGTGATTTCCTTGAAGTTCCTGTGTTGGGCCCGGGCGTCATTTTGGATGAGCCCCTGGTTTCCGACGGCCCCGGCACGGTGATCGGCCGCTACAAGCTCCTGGAGAGGATTGGCGAGGGGGGGATGGCGGTGGTGTACATGGCCGAGCAGGAGCGGCCGATCCGGCGGAAGGTGGCCCTGAAGGTCATCAAGCTGGGGATGGACACCCGGCAGGTGATTGCCCGGTTCGAGGCCGAGCGGCAGGCCCTGGCCATGATGGACCATCCGAGTATCGCCAAGGTGCTGGACGCCGGAGCGACCGAGACCGGGCGGCCTTACTTCGTCATGGAACTGGTCCAGGGCGTCTCGATCACCGAATACTGCGACAAGAACAACCTCAGCACCAAAGACCGGCTGGCCTTGTTTCTGGCGGTCTGCAACGCCGTCCAGCACGCCCACCAGAAGGGTATCATCCATCGCGATCTGAAACCCTCCAACGTCATGGTCACGCACCACGACGGCAGACCCGTACCCAAGGTGATCGACTTCGGGATTGCCAAGGCCACGAACCAGAAGCTGACGGAGAAGACGCTCTTCACCCGCTACGCTCACATCATCGGCACCCCCGCCTACATGAGCCCCGAGCAGGCCGAACTGAGCGATCTCGATATCGACACCCGCACGGACATCTATTCGCTGGGCGTGCTGCTCTATGAGTTGCTGACCGGAACCACACCCTTCAGCGAAGAAGAGCTTCGCAAGGCGGGTTACCTCGAGATGCAGCGGGTCATCCGCGAACAGGAGCCCGCCAAGCCCTCCACCAAGCTCAGCACCCTGGGCGAGACCTCTACCGAGGTCGCCAAGCGTCGCGGCTGCACGCCCGATCTGCTTCGCAAAGCCGTTCGCGGCGATCTGGACTGGATTGTGATGAAGTCCCTGGAGAAGGACCGCGCCCGGCGGTACGAGACCGCCAGCGGTCTGGCCGAAGACATCCGGCGGCATCTGGAGCACGAGCCGGTTGTGGCGAGGGGGCCGGGAGCGGCGTACCGCCTTCGCAAGTTCCTTCGCAGGCACCGCGCTGAAGTCCTGGGTGCCTTGGCGCTGGCGGTTGTCGCCGGCGTGGTGGTCGTGATCCTGTCGATGTGGAACCGGGACCGGGCGCAACTGGCCGAGGCCGAGGGCTTCAAGCACAGGAGCATCCTGTCCCAGGCCCGCGAGCAGTATGCCAAGGCCGAGCGTGACACGGCCCTCGAAACCATCCGGCCCATCCTCGCCAGTCCACACGCCGGAGCAGAGGCTCAGCTTCTGCAGGCCACCATTCTTGTGGACAACCGCCAATCGAAAGAGGCCATGGCCGTATTGGGCGGCCTGCTCGACGAGCAGCCGGAGATCGCCGGGGCGGCCCATTCGCTGCTGGCCCGCATCCTCTGGGAGAGCGGCTCGCCGGACGCCCAGAAGCTCGAAGAGATCGAAGAGCATCGCCGACAGGCTGAGGCACTGCTGCCGGAAACGGCGGAGGCGTATTTCCTGCGGGCGATGACCGCGCTGACCGTCAAAGAGCAGCTCGCCTCGCTCGACAAGGCCTTGGAGCTTGATTCCGGCCACTACGAATCCCGGCGGCTCCGCGCCTATACGTACTACGCCTCGCGCAAGTACGAGAGATTGAAGGACGACGCCCTCGCCATGACCATCCTGCGGCGGCGAGATCCGCTGGGCTATTCCCTGCGTGCGGCGGCGCTCCGCGAACTGGGCAAGTACCAGGAAGCGATCACGTCGTATGACAACGCCCTGGCCCTGACGCCGCAGGCGGACCCGCAATACCTTGCTCTTCTTGAACAGCACAGCGAGGTCTTGTTGCGGATGGGTGACTATGAACGTGTGATTGCCGATGCCCCGGGGGGGGCGAGAGATCTTTCGCCCCTACGATACCACCTCTTCTGTGCCTTGACCGCCCTTGGCGAATATCAGGAGGCAACAGCGTTGTACAGGCAGATCATCGCTGCCAGCTACAGCGCTCGCAGCAGATTCCAGGACTGGTGCGCCAAGTACGTCTTCGACACACTGGCAGCCGGACGGTCATGGCATCCACCGGACCAAGCAGCTCTTGGCGCCGCCTTCCTGGCGATGATCGAGGCCGAAGAGACGTATCGGAATCTCTCCGCCAAGGGGGCCCAGCGCCTGACCACGGACGGGTTCAGCGCCCGTTGGTCACCGGATGGAAGCAAACTCGCCTTCAGCCTGGGCGTCCATGGCTACAGCGGCGTAGCGGTCTTTGATCCAGTGACGAAAGAAACCGACCTGCTGATCGTCCCCGGCAAAGACCCGCGCTGGTCGCCGGACGGCAAGTACATTGCCTTCGTGCGAGATTGTGAACTCCTGCGACCGGAGGAACTCGCTACCGCCGAGCGCCAGAACCAGCACCGTTCGGCAACGGACGAAGAGGTCTGGATCATGAACGCCGATGGCACAGCACCCCGCCGATTGGCCCGGGGCAGTTGGCCTTCGTGGGCCAGCGACTCCGGACACATCTACTACTTCTCCCGCGGCGACAACACGCTCCGTTTGATCCCCCTTACGGGAACGGACCGGGAGACGAAGAAGATCATGCCATGCTCCACCTTCGCTTCGGTCTCGCCGGACAACCAGCATGTATCCTACTTCGAAGGGGGATCACTGAAGGTCATCGACTTGGCTACGCAGAAGCCCATTGCAGAGTGTGCGGTGCCCGTCCTGGCATGGGGAAACACCACGTGGTCTCCAACGGGCGCAGAGATCTGTGTGGGCGGCAGCAACCCCGCGAGGGAGAAGACGGACCTGTGGATTTATGATCTGGCGCATAGAGATCTTCGCAGTGTCCTTGACGGTCAGATCGCAAGTGCTTCCTGGTCCCCTGCGGCGACTCACTTGACCTTCTGTTTGGGCACACCCTATCTCGAGATTTGGAGCGCCGCCCTCGATCCGAATGTCCCAACCATTGAAGCCCTTCATCCGGCTCAGACTCCGGCTGAATACCTCCATGAGATGGTGGCCTTCTATACACAGAGGATCGAGATCGACCCACAGGATGCTTACGCTTACTCCAGCCGGGCGCAATGCCGTGATCGCCTGGGCGACCGCGCCGGGGCCACAGCCGACATGCGCCGGTGGTCTGCTGTTCAAACCCTGGAGTTGCCGCGTGATTCTATGCCCGCTGTACCGCGCGACCTGCGGCGTGTCATCCACATGCCATTCGACTGTCAACTCGTCTTTTCTGCAGAAAGACCTGCCAATGCGATGCCAACGATGTCTGTTGCCTTCGGGCAGAAGGGAAGGTGTGAGATGAAGTTGTTTCGGACTCCGATGTTTGTCGCGTCACTGCTTGGTTTCGGCATCCTCGCAAGCGTGGATGCCCCGACCGCACGAGCAGACTTTGTGTTCGGCAAGCCGGTGAACCTTAAGACCGTGATCCCGGTCATCGACCCTGTGCATGAGAGCATCAGTTGCCTCTCATCCGATGGGCTGGAGATACACTTCATGTCAGACCGCCCCGGCGGACACGGTGGCATGGATCTCTGGGTGTTGAAGCGGGACTCGATGGATGACGATTGGGGCCTTCCGGAAAATCTCGGACCTCATGTCAATAGCTCCGAGACTGAATCGGGTGGGTCTATCTCCTCAAGTGGTCTCACGCTCTACTTCTGGTCCGACGCGCCTGGAGGATATGGTTTCGCCGACCTGTATATGACGACGCGCGCGACGAGGAGTGATCCCTGGAGCGAAGCTGTCAATCTTGGTCCGACCGTGAACGGCTCCGCCGCCGACATGGCGCCCGTGATCTCTCACGACGGTCTGGAGCTTTATTTCATCTCGTGGCGCCCTAAGGGGTACGGTCTGGCCGACATCTATGTGACAAGGCGCGCAACAACGAATGATCCCTGGGGAGCACCAGCCAATCTGGGTCCCGCAGTGAATAGTCCATATCAGGATCTTGTCTTTTCGATCTCGCCAGATGGGCTGCTTCTTTTGCTCTGCGATAACGTGCCGGAACTGGGTACGCCCCCCAGGCCGGGTGGATATGGTGGAAATGATATGTGGATGACGCGCCGTGCAAGCCTCAAAGACCCCTGGCAGCCTCTCGTGAACCTTGGACCGCAGGTGAACACTTCCACACACGAGCTTTGTCCGCTTATTTCGCCGGATGGTTCCACACTCTACTTCAGCACAGCGGAGAGTGGAGATTATGCGACATGGGCGAATTGGCAAGCCCCGATCATCCCCATCGTCGATTTCAACGGCGATGGGAAGGTCGATGGGAAGGACCTTATTGTGATGGTGACGCAGTTGGGCGGGACTGACTCGCTGTGCGACATCGGGCCGTATGCCTGGGGGGATGGTGTGGTGGATTTTGAGGACCTCAAGGTGCTCGCCGAGTACATCGGGACGGAGGTCGAAGATCCGACCCTGATTGCGCACTGGGCGTTCGACGAGACCGAGGGCCTGGTTGCCGGCGATAGCGCCGGGGACTGTGACGGGCGGGTGATCGGCGGCGCGACCTGGCAGCCGGAGGCAGGCATGATGGGCGGAGCGCTTGAGTTGGATGGCGTCACGGGCTGTGTGTCCACGAAGATCGTCCCGGGCCTTGGCCCCGAACCGTTCAGTGTGATCGCCTGGGTCAAGGGCGGCGCGCCCGGACAGGTCGTGCTCTCTCACAACACGACGCCCGGCTGGCTGATGGCCAATCCGATCGACGGCAGCCTGATGACCAAGCTGACGTGCAACGGGCGGGCGATGGCGCATGGGTACTCGGATGCCGTCATCACCGACGGCAAGTGGCACCGCATCGGCCTGGTCTGGGACGGGGCCGAGCGCCTGTTGTATGTAGACGGCCAGGAGGTGGCCAGGGATGCGCAGGGCGAACTGACGATCCCCGACGGCTCGTTCACGATCGGCGTCGGCGAGGCACCGGGCACCGCCTGGTCCGGCCTGATCGACGATGTGCGGGTCTACAACCGCGTCATCCGGCCGTAGTCCCTCGTTTGTAGTGATCCCGATCCTCCCGATGTCCATCGGGATGAGGCGTTAGCTTCTGGAAAGTATGCTCTTACGAGCACACTACGAACGCGCAGCACACATGGGCTGGCCGGTCTTGACGAAGGCCAGCCCGTGGCGGTTGGGCTCGGGTCATCGATGACGGCAAATGGGAGATGCGAAGATGCGAGACAGGGAAGGTGCAGGGCGCAGGCAGGAGGCTGACGTGAGGTGTTCGCTGACGCAGGTGTTCTATGCCGACGGCGAGAAGAGAAGCACGGGGATTGTCCGGGCCATACTCGGTCGGCTCGATGTGCGGGTCACACCGTTTCGCAGTGCGGCCGAGTGTCTCAATGGGCTCAGGGACCGGCGATGTCATCTGCTCATCAGCAACGCGCGGCGGCCGGGCATCGAGGGGCTGGAACTTCTGCTCGGCGCCAGGCGGATCAAGCCGTCGGTGCCGGTGGTCGTGCTGGTGGACCACGGCGATATTGAAGTGGCCGTCCGCATGATGAAAGCCGGGGCGGCCGATTGCCTGGAACGGCCGCCGGAGAGCCGGCTTCTGGTCTCGGCGATTGACGCCGCCCTGTGGGAGACGGTCCGCCATGACTCGCTACCGAAGCGCCCTTTGTCCGAAGTGGAACAGCAGGTGCTCGACCTTATGCTCCAGGGCTGCACGACCAGCGAAATGGCTCTGCAACTCCACCGCTCCTGCAGGACGATCGAGGTGCACCGCAGCCACATCATGTGGAAACTCGACGCCGACGGCATAGTTGATCTGGTGAAGAAGTGTGCCCGGCTGGGCCTGCTCCGGCACTGGCCCTGACCCGGCCGCCAGACAAAATACGTAGTTCCCACAATACGATCGCGTCGGGCGAAATGGGTATAATGGAGTGATAGCCGACGGTTCAGGCGCGGTCCGCCTGCTGCTATGTATCCGTCGGCTGTTCTCATGCCGAGCCGCTGTTCATGCCAGGCTCGCCTATCAGGAGGTGAAGAAGATGCACGCCGCGCGCACGTTCCGGGGGGTTCTCGCCGTTGCCCTGTTCCATCGGAGGCACGTCATGGCTACTCCAAGCACATTCCGAGCGTACGCCGCAATCGCCCTGTTCCTCGCCTTCGTCCCCGTCGCCCCGGCCCAGTACTCCGGCGGCAGCGGCACGGCCGACGACCCGTACCAGATCGCCACGGCGGCGGATCTGATCGCACTCGGCGAGACGCCCGAAGACTACGACAAGCACTTCATCCTGACCGCCGACATCGACCTCGACCCCAACCTGCCCGGCGGCAAGATCTTCGACAGAGCCGTCATCGCGCCGGATGTCAACGATACAACCTTGTCCTTTGAGGGGACTCCCTTCACCGGCGTCTTTGACGGAAAGGGTCACACGATCTCGCACCTGACGATCACCGGGGCAAACTTCCTGGGCCTTTTCGGCCAGATGGGGTCAGGGGCCACAGTAAGAGACCTGGGCGTATTGGATGTGAACATCGCCGGCTCAGGTTCCTGCATCGGTGCTTTGGTAGGTGCCAACGCATGCTATCAGGTCAGAGGTGGCATTCTGAGCAACTGCTACACCACCGGTTCGGTCAATGGGAAAGACTATGTCGGCGGTCTTGTGGGCAGCAACGGTGATGAGTGGGGGCGCTTCCTCGGTGGTAGCATTACCAACTGCCACAGCAGCGGCTTGGTCGGCGGCAGCCGGACCAGGTCTGTCGGCGGCCTTGTGGGCAGCAACGGATACCATGGCAACATCACCAACAGCTACAGCAGCGGATCGGTCAACGGCAGCCAGAGTGTCGGTGGCCTCGTGGGGTCCAACAGTGGCAGTATTGCGGCGTGCTACAGCAGCGGCTCGGTCAGTGGTGGTTCGTCTGTCGGTGGCCTCGTAGGAAGTGGTTCGCCGGATGGAGTAAGCGCCTGTGCCTGGGATACCGAGACTTCCGGTCTATCAGGAAGTGCTGGGGGTGTAGGCTTGACCACAGGCGAGATGATGGACCCCTATGTGCTCGGCCTGAACGGCTTCGCCAACGATCCGAACTGGATCCTGGATACGGGCCGCGATTATCCCAGACTCGCCTGGGAAGGGACACTGGGAAACATGATCCCCGAGCCAGAGATTGACTGGCTTGAGGGAGAAGGAACAGCAGAGGCTCCCTACAGGATCGATACGCCCGAGCAACTGATCTTCCTGGGCCGGGCTGCCAGCGCTCTGTGGAACAGACATTTTGTTCTCGGTGCGGATATCGATCTGGACCCGACCCTGCCGGGCAGAGTGGTCTTCGCACACGCGGTCATTCCTGTCTTCACGGGAGTCTTTGACGGCAGAGGCCACGTGATCTCCAATCTGAGGATTGAAAGGGGTTCTTACCTAGGAGTGTTTGGTCATTTGGTCGCTGACGCCGAGGTCCGGAACGTGGGGGTGGTCGACGTGAACATCACTAACGGTTCCTATGCCGGTGGCCTCGTAGGCGTGAACGGGGGCAGCATCGCCAATTGCCACGGCAGCGGTTCGGTCTTTGGCAATTCGTATGTCGGCGGCCTTGTGGGCGAGAACTGGGGCAGCATCGCTTCGAGCTACAGCACCGCCTCGGTCTTCGGCAATTGGCATGTCGGCGGCCTCGTGGGCTGGAACAACGGCTGGCGCGCCAGCATCGTTTCGAGCTACAACACGGGTGCGGTTAGCGGCAATGACGAGGTCGGCGGCCTCGTGGGTCACAGCGGGGGTAGCATCGTTTCGAGCTACAACACCGGTGCGGTTAGCGGCAATGACGAGGTCGGCGGCCTCGTGGGCTACAACGCAGGTCGCATTACCACCAGCTACAACACCGGAGCGGTTAGTGGGATAGACTACAAAACCAGCGGCTGGGGCTTCGATTACAGCTCTTCTGTCGGCGGCCTTACGGGCACCAACTACGGGAGTATCACCGCAAGTTACAGCAGCGGCCCGGTCAGCGGCTACCAGTGGGTCGGCGGGCTCGCGGGAATGAACGGGGGTGAGGCAGCCCTTTGTTACAGCACGGCGACGGTGACTGGACATGATTCAGTCGGGGGACTCATTGGGGAAAATGATGGGTGGCGCGATGACCGCGTCGGTGGGTATGTTTCCCGCTGCTACTGCGCAGGATTGGTCGTGGGATACCGGGACGTTGGCGGTCTGGTGGGGTCGAATCCCGGCAGGGTCGTCCAAAGCGTCTGGGATATGAAGACCTCCAGGTTATCGGGAAGTGCTGGCGGGGTGGGCTTGACCACGGGCGAGATGATGGCCCCCTACATGCTTGGTCTGAACGGCTTTGGCAACGATCCGAACTGGGTCCTGGACTCCGGGCGCGATTACCCGCGTCTGGCTTGGGAGAATTCGCCGGGACAGATCATCCCGAAAGCAGATGTCGATTGGCTTGAAGGAACTGGTACGTCAGAAGACCCCTATCGGATTGACAACGCGCAACAACTGGTCTTCTTAGGCCGGGCCAGCGCCCTCTGCGACAGGCATTTTACTCTCTCTTCCGACATCGATCTGGCTCCAAACCTGCCCTCTG contains these protein-coding regions:
- a CDS encoding response regulator transcription factor is translated as MRDREGAGRRQEADVRCSLTQVFYADGEKRSTGIVRAILGRLDVRVTPFRSAAECLNGLRDRRCHLLISNARRPGIEGLELLLGARRIKPSVPVVVLVDHGDIEVAVRMMKAGAADCLERPPESRLLVSAIDAALWETVRHDSLPKRPLSEVEQQVLDLMLQGCTTSEMALQLHRSCRTIEVHRSHIMWKLDADGIVDLVKKCARLGLLRHWP
- a CDS encoding protein kinase domain-containing protein; amino-acid sequence: MGEGPKDIKLIVCEVLERKTAEERAAYLEVAYGNDVSLRKEVESLLRLDPKMGDFLEVPVLGPGVILDEPLVSDGPGTVIGRYKLLERIGEGGMAVVYMAEQERPIRRKVALKVIKLGMDTRQVIARFEAERQALAMMDHPSIAKVLDAGATETGRPYFVMELVQGVSITEYCDKNNLSTKDRLALFLAVCNAVQHAHQKGIIHRDLKPSNVMVTHHDGRPVPKVIDFGIAKATNQKLTEKTLFTRYAHIIGTPAYMSPEQAELSDLDIDTRTDIYSLGVLLYELLTGTTPFSEEELRKAGYLEMQRVIREQEPAKPSTKLSTLGETSTEVAKRRGCTPDLLRKAVRGDLDWIVMKSLEKDRARRYETASGLAEDIRRHLEHEPVVARGPGAAYRLRKFLRRHRAEVLGALALAVVAGVVVVILSMWNRDRAQLAEAEGFKHRSILSQAREQYAKAERDTALETIRPILASPHAGAEAQLLQATILVDNRQSKEAMAVLGGLLDEQPEIAGAAHSLLARILWESGSPDAQKLEEIEEHRRQAEALLPETAEAYFLRAMTALTVKEQLASLDKALELDSGHYESRRLRAYTYYASRKYERLKDDALAMTILRRRDPLGYSLRAAALRELGKYQEAITSYDNALALTPQADPQYLALLEQHSEVLLRMGDYERVIADAPGGARDLSPLRYHLFCALTALGEYQEATALYRQIIAASYSARSRFQDWCAKYVFDTLAAGRSWHPPDQAALGAAFLAMIEAEETYRNLSAKGAQRLTTDGFSARWSPDGSKLAFSLGVHGYSGVAVFDPVTKETDLLIVPGKDPRWSPDGKYIAFVRDCELLRPEELATAERQNQHRSATDEEVWIMNADGTAPRRLARGSWPSWASDSGHIYYFSRGDNTLRLIPLTGTDRETKKIMPCSTFASVSPDNQHVSYFEGGSLKVIDLATQKPIAECAVPVLAWGNTTWSPTGAEICVGGSNPAREKTDLWIYDLAHRDLRSVLDGQIASASWSPAATHLTFCLGTPYLEIWSAALDPNVPTIEALHPAQTPAEYLHEMVAFYTQRIEIDPQDAYAYSSRAQCRDRLGDRAGATADMRRWSAVQTLELPRDSMPAVPRDLRRVIHMPFDCQLVFSAERPANAMPTMSVAFGQKGRCEMKLFRTPMFVASLLGFGILASVDAPTARADFVFGKPVNLKTVIPVIDPVHESISCLSSDGLEIHFMSDRPGGHGGMDLWVLKRDSMDDDWGLPENLGPHVNSSETESGGSISSSGLTLYFWSDAPGGYGFADLYMTTRATRSDPWSEAVNLGPTVNGSAADMAPVISHDGLELYFISWRPKGYGLADIYVTRRATTNDPWGAPANLGPAVNSPYQDLVFSISPDGLLLLLCDNVPELGTPPRPGGYGGNDMWMTRRASLKDPWQPLVNLGPQVNTSTHELCPLISPDGSTLYFSTAESGDYATWANWQAPIIPIVDFNGDGKVDGKDLIVMVTQLGGTDSLCDIGPYAWGDGVVDFEDLKVLAEYIGTEVEDPTLIAHWAFDETEGLVAGDSAGDCDGRVIGGATWQPEAGMMGGALELDGVTGCVSTKIVPGLGPEPFSVIAWVKGGAPGQVVLSHNTTPGWLMANPIDGSLMTKLTCNGRAMAHGYSDAVITDGKWHRIGLVWDGAERLLYVDGQEVARDAQGELTIPDGSFTIGVGEAPGTAWSGLIDDVRVYNRVIRP
- a CDS encoding GLUG motif-containing protein, which encodes MATPSTFRAYAAIALFLAFVPVAPAQYSGGSGTADDPYQIATAADLIALGETPEDYDKHFILTADIDLDPNLPGGKIFDRAVIAPDVNDTTLSFEGTPFTGVFDGKGHTISHLTITGANFLGLFGQMGSGATVRDLGVLDVNIAGSGSCIGALVGANACYQVRGGILSNCYTTGSVNGKDYVGGLVGSNGDEWGRFLGGSITNCHSSGLVGGSRTRSVGGLVGSNGYHGNITNSYSSGSVNGSQSVGGLVGSNSGSIAACYSSGSVSGGSSVGGLVGSGSPDGVSACAWDTETSGLSGSAGGVGLTTGEMMDPYVLGLNGFANDPNWILDTGRDYPRLAWEGTLGNMIPEPEIDWLEGEGTAEAPYRIDTPEQLIFLGRAASALWNRHFVLGADIDLDPTLPGRVVFAHAVIPVFTGVFDGRGHVISNLRIERGSYLGVFGHLVADAEVRNVGVVDVNITNGSYAGGLVGVNGGSIANCHGSGSVFGNSYVGGLVGENWGSIASSYSTASVFGNWHVGGLVGWNNGWRASIVSSYNTGAVSGNDEVGGLVGHSGGSIVSSYNTGAVSGNDEVGGLVGYNAGRITTSYNTGAVSGIDYKTSGWGFDYSSSVGGLTGTNYGSITASYSSGPVSGYQWVGGLAGMNGGEAALCYSTATVTGHDSVGGLIGENDGWRDDRVGGYVSRCYCAGLVVGYRDVGGLVGSNPGRVVQSVWDMKTSRLSGSAGGVGLTTGEMMAPYMLGLNGFGNDPNWVLDSGRDYPRLAWENSPGQIIPKADVDWLEGTGTSEDPYRIDNAQQLVFLGRASALCDRHFTLSSDIDLAPNLPSGNVFSQAVIPYFAGVFDGNGHTISHVTIKGASLRNLVSYLGEFLRVESEDSGLGGSHLGLFGHLDVGAEVRNLGVVDVRILGTTHVGGLVGRNEGDVAACYCTGVVTGRSYVGGLVGGNQGTVGECYSTGATSGGYSVGGLVGGNFYGGAMSDSYSTGVVTGQDNIGGLVGTNWGGDIVAASLWNTETSGQTASVGGEGKISAEMQTAGTFLDVGWDFLDETANGTEDFWWIDEGRDYPRLWWEYGRVFSPDPWDGVRDVPSPLTLQWIGGGAEFCHDVYFGDDEAAVANATSETQGFYRGRQAAGTTTYDPGTLEWAKTYYWRIDEVGEAEPNSPWKGSVRSFTTADFIVVTVVDDFESYTDDMKAGEAIFQTWLDGFGYGDPNTPADDPNHFPYYPGNGTGSLAGYMGAPFAEQWIAYGGGQSMPIDYDNADEPWYSEAERTWETPQDWTIDVGDTVTLYFLAGAVNDPDPLYVRIEDSSGRMAVVVHPDAEAVLATQWRKWHIALADVQAAGADTTAVRKMVIGVGDRDNPQPGGAGRIYIDDIRLTRRMP
- a CDS encoding sigma-70 family RNA polymerase sigma factor; amino-acid sequence: MTDVTRILNAIERGDARATDELLPLVYEELRILAAQKLSHESPGQTLQATALVHEAYLRLVGDEPQSWENHGHFFAAAAEAMRRILVDHARCKKSQRRGGNHQRVELESLDSVVSEPPEYLVRLDDALTKLAQEDPELAELVKLRYFAGLTLEQAAEIKGISRRTAGRYWHYARLWLYREVTAGDWLDT